In Zingiber officinale cultivar Zhangliang chromosome 6A, Zo_v1.1, whole genome shotgun sequence, a single genomic region encodes these proteins:
- the LOC121994673 gene encoding F-box protein FBX14-like: MTDHGDAEEEDNEKQSRLSPSRGSSSAGSGGGCQALTSKSGDEGRGLVDVSPPCSDQVLKNVIENVIEYVLEFLTCRRDRNAASMVCRSWYRAEAQTRREIFIGNCFAVSPTRAVARFRFARALVLKGRGEWGSRFSPWVTAMAAPYPWLERVCLKHMTVSDADLGLLARSFPSFGDLTLISCSGFGTRGLADVAGLCRNLRVLDLISSDVKDEDEQVADWISRFPETTTCLESLSFECVTCMINFAALEALVTRSPHLRCLRVNQHVSVHQLRRLMERAPPQLAKLGTGSFRWVPAAGAPERSLNLDLNDFESAFAACKSLVCLSGFRMLEYLHLPYAVCSNLISLNLMYALITPEQLELTITECYNLRTFWVLETIGDKGLKLVAEICKDLTELRVFPINPSMNYYSDGVSDSGLMAIAEGCPKLRTILYFCRGMTNAAMVTMSQNCPDLVVFRLWMIGRYRPDRVTGEPMDEGFGAIVMNCKKLTRLAISGLLTDKVFEYIVNRGKLIRTLSVWFAQNTEPYLKYVLEGCPNLQRLEINGSNFSYAELLSAIHRFYNMRIVWLNLGQISLRTCKEVARRLPHLVVMWCQGQDIFSGKNVYLYRSLDKPRKDESPVFKIL; this comes from the exons ATGACGGATCACGGCGATGCGGAGGAAGAGGACAACGAGAAGCAGAGTAGGTTGTCTCCGAGTCGCGGCAGCAGCAGCGCTGGCTCCGGAGGAGGATGCCAGGCTTTGACCTCGAAGAGCGGCGACGAAGGGAGAGGGCTGGTGGACGTGTCTCCGCCGTGTTCTGACCAGGTGCTAAAGAATGTGATCGAGAATGTGATCGAGTACGTGCTGGAGTTCCTGACCTGCCGGCGCGACCGGAACGCCGCGTCGATGGTGTGCCGGTCGTGGTACCGGGCGGAGGCGCAGACCCGTCGCGAGATCTTCATTGGCAACTGCTTCGCCGTGTCGCCGACCCGCGCCGTAGCACGGTTCCGCTTCGCCCGAGCTCTCGTCCTCAAGGGACGCGGGGAGTGGGGCTCCCGCTTCTCTCCCTGGGTCACCGCCATGGCTGCGCCTTACCCCTGGCTCGAGCGGGTCTGCCTCAAGCACATGACCGTCTCCGACGCCGATCTCGGACTCCTCGCCCGCTCCTTCCCTTCCTTTGGCGACCTCACCCTCATCTCCTGCAGCGGATTCGGCACCCGCGGACTCGCTGACGTCGCCGGGCTTTGCAG GAATCTGAGAGTGCTAGATCTGATCTCGAGCGATGTAAAGGATGAGGACGAGCAGGTGGCGGATTGGATTTCCCGGTTCCCCGAGACGACCACCTGCCTCGAGTCGCTGTCCTTCGAATGCGTGACTTGCATGATAAATTTCGCCGCCTTGGAGGCGCTCGTCACCCGCTCGCCCCACCTGCGCTGCCTGCGGGTGAACCAGCATGTCTCCGTCCACCAACTCCGCCGCCTCATGGAGCGCGCGCCGCCGCAGCTAGCAAAGCTCGGCACCGGCTCCTTCCGCTGGGTGCCCGCTGCCGGCGCTCCAGAAAGGTCTCTAAACCTCGACCTCAACGACTTCGAGTCTGCCTTCGCCGCTTGCAAATCCCTCGTCTGCCTCTCGGGATTCCGCATGCTGGAGTACCTGCACCTTCCGTACGCTGTTTGCTCAAACCTCATCTCCCTCAATCTGATGTACGCCTTGATCACCCCGGAGCAGCTCGAGCTCACCATTACAGAATGCTACAATCTCCGCACTTTTTGG GTTCTTGAGACCATTGGAGATAAAGGTCTGAAATTAGTGGCCGAGATTTGTAAGGATCTCACCGAGCTCAGAGTATTTCCTATCAATCCCTCTATGAACTACTATAGCGATGGCGTGTCTGATTCCGGTCTCATGGCCATCGCTGAGGGTTGTCCTAAACTCCGCACTATTCTCTACTTCTGCCGAGGTATGACAAATGCAGCTATGGTAACCATGTCACAGAATTGCCCCGATCTAGTTGTCTTTCGCCTTTGGATGATAGGCCGCTACCGCCCTGATCGGGTCACCGGAGAACCCATGGATGAAGGGTTTGGAGCCATTGTCATGAACTGCAAGAAGCTAACCAGacttgctatttccggcctcttGACAGATAAAGTTTTTGAATACATTGTCAACCGTGGGAAGTTAATACGAACCCTTTCGGTCTGGTTTGCCCAGAACACTGAGCCGTATTTAAAATATGTTCTTGAAGGATGTCCGAATTTGCAGAGGCTCGAGATCAACGGCAGCAACTTCAGTTATGCAGAACTCCTCTCGGCGATCCATCGTTTTTACAACATGAGAATCGTGTGGCTGAATTTGGGCCAAATATCACTGAGAACTTGCAAGGAAGTGGCTCGGAGGCTGCCTCACTTGGTGGTCATGTGGTGCCAGGGACAAGATATCTTTAGTGGGAAAAATGTGTACTTATATCGGTCCTTGGATAAACCGAGAAAAGATGAATCACCTGTTTTTAAGATCTTGTGA